The Belonocnema kinseyi isolate 2016_QV_RU_SX_M_011 chromosome 2, B_treatae_v1, whole genome shotgun sequence nucleotide sequence agtataaccACCAAATGATAATTTCTCAAACttagattttttccaaataaaccaCACTTATAACACGAAATTCTACATTTAACTATTCTTGTTGGTATAAATGGAGAGTAAATCTACTGTtttgaaaccttgaaaaaaatgaaattcaatataCTATGTAgtgattttaacaaattattgtgattattattatatttattatattattattatattattattatattcacaaattattgttattgtgGGTACACAAGcatttaatttaacataaaagAGTCTTCCCACGTATATTAGAAACCTAAGGTTCAAAGTTTTGCCTACTAAATAACTTAACATGGTGTCTAGTAATATGCCTTGACAAAACAAATTTCCGGCTCGTTTTGTAGCCACAATATTTGCAAATAAATTGTGGTTTTACTGCTGCGTGTTCTAAAAGTTTATGTTTATATAAAGAACTTGTTGAAATGTAACTTCGAGGACATTTGTCACAATTGAACCTCGCTTGCGATGGCTTAGAGTTCTTTTTTTTGTGCATGCAAACTACTCGTATATGGGTACTCATGTGGTCCTTCTGTTTGAATAGTTTGCCACAGAATTTACATTTAAACTGTGGCGTAATATCGCATTCGAATTTTTGATGAcgagttaaatattttttccgtgtatagcACCGCGCACATTTTTTGCATTCGTATTTCTTTTCCGATTCAATGTTTGATTCTTGAATTGTCGGCTTGCTTTCTGGTTTTggttttacgtctctttttgatAAATTCCAATAATCTGAAAGTAGAACaataaattttgatctaaaatcttgtactagttattttttaaagatatttactaaaaaatttatgatttttacctTTGGTAATTTCTTCTTTGATTTTCAAAGTTTCGACATTTATATATTCAATTTCGGACGTAACATCCTTTTCTTGACTTTTAGGCAGTAGATTGTGGTCTTCCCACTGGTGTTTTGAAGGATATACTTGATATTTTCTTGTTGATCTTCTTTCTATTTCCAGCAAATCACTCTTTGATttccctaaaaaaaattaaattataattttacaatataaaattatttgtttccaaAAGATGCCAATTTTTCATACTGAAGTAGACGTCATTACTGCCAAATTTTGTGTTGAGATATGGGATTAAAATTCTGCAGGCTTTAAACATAATCTTTTAATATTCATTACATTATACGTTTCACGTATGTACAACTTTCGAGTATTCTACTTAATTTAAAGAAGGATCCTCaactaaaatagtaaaaatttaacaataaaaactgtttgcaatgaagaaatattattttagtgaTTCGGAATCAAATACACTCATATATgtgaaatacaaaataaattcttaacttaaACTGTAAAATCGAATTTAGCATACATTATGTTTCAATGCAAAGGTTGGTTTATTACCTCTGGAccaaattatattcatatttgtctaatacaataaaaattcttaacttaaaTTACGAAATTGAAATCtgtctaaaattttttagaatttaagttaattttatgttttagcAATAAAGttgctaataaataaaaaaatagtcaccAAACTATACCTTCCAAAACCTTGATTTTTGTCGGATTTATGAaccatttcataaatattaacgCTAGAAGTTAATTAGAATACTAAAATTATGTTACCATTCCCgcagagtaaaaaaaattttgcttgatctgtatatttgaatttttttaatttcgcaaacAATGTACGCGATAAAAATTGCCTACTTTAATCTCTAGatacataatatactattttccaGCCGAAGTAAAAAATTTCCTAAGGTTTACAATTTTCCGCACCAAACTATTTGAGATGGTTTCTAGTAACGTGTCTTGACAAAACACATTTCATGCTCGTTTTGTAACCACAATAGTTGCAAATAAATTGTGGTTTGACTGCTGCATGTGCCAAACGTTTATGTCGAGTTAAATCGTAAAACCAATTGTAGCTCCGAGTGCATTGGTCGCATTCATGTTTCGGTTGAGATGTATGTAAGCCTATTTTCTGATGCAAGAGATCCACATGACGTTTCATGTTACTTATCCGTTTAAATAGTTTGCCACAAAAATTACATCCGAACTGTGGAATGACGccacattcaaatttttcatgacgATTCAAATGTTTTTTCTGTCTATAGCTTCGCGCACACTTTTGACATTTGTACTTCTTTTCGAAATCCACATTTTGTTCTACAATATTTGATTTCATTCCGacatgatgaattttgaacacttttgatttatattttcgatCATTTCTTGGATTTACATCTCTTTTCGAACAATTCCCATGGCctgaaagttaaaaatgtttttctctgaTCATTTTTTGCTGGATAGTTCTTAAAGATACTTTCtataaatatataaagttttacCTGTGGAAATTTCTTCCTTGATTACCAAAGCTTCGTCATTCATATATTCAATTTTGCAGGTAATAACCTTTTCATTATGTACTTGCAGTTCACTGTGATCTTCCGTTTGATGTTTTAAAGGATAAGCCTCATAATCTCCTATTGATCTTTTCCTTGTTTTCATTGAATGACTCTTTAACTTCTCTGAAAACAAACAAAGGCGTAAATTAGACATTTTCAAGAGTAAAATAATTGATCATTATACTAATAATCCCAGGTTTATGTTTTCAAGAGTTTCAAGTGTTTCACACTAAACGAGGCATtatcgaaacaaaattttcttaacgGTTATGGCGTTATAATTCGACAGgttattaaactaattttcaatttcgtaAAGTGTTGAATAGATTTgcacaattcggatattttattttatttaaaaaaggatccTTAAATACATTCGATTCAAATTTGACAATGAAAGGCTGTTTAAAATAcaagaatgttattttattaactGTGAATCAAATATATTCATATTTATCTAATACAACAAACATTTCTTagcttaaattattaaaaaaacgcaGCGTACACAATCGTTAGAAGGAAATATTAAATTCGTGTAAGTCAAAAAGGAAATAGACAGCAATCTTGAACTATATAATtgctaaataaacaaaatatataagaaaaaatcCTGCATTACGAAGAACTAATTTTAGCGCAGAAGTAATTCTAGAATAAAgagtttacattttgaacataagtttttatagtttttatagtTTTCGCAACTAATATTTGCAATTTCGTAAGGATTGATGTTTCGCGTAAAAATCCATTATCACTTAGGGAGGTGCATTGCAGTCATATGTCTTGACAAGTTAGGCTTGCGTTTAGTTTTATAATCGCAAATATCACAATTAAACTGTATTCCGATTGCATGATCTGAACGTTTATGTTGATTTAAACCACTCACTGAACGATAACTTTGAGAACATTTATCGCAGTCATGCCTCAATATCGGCGGCTTTGAGTCTGTCTTAAGATGTACAAGACCCACGTGGCGCAACATGCTACTTTTCTGTGCAAATCGTTTGCTACAGAAATTACAATTAAACTTTGGTATAACGTTACATTCATATTTTCTATGTTGAGtcaaatgatatttttgtttataggTTCGAGCACACTTTTCGCATTTGTATTTCTTTTCCGGTTCCTGTtttgatttatgaattttctgtTTCTTTTGCTTCCACTCatgtttttcatcaaatttctgtCCAGTGACTGTCCCTTGatctgaaatttatcaaaaattaattagtaagtttttactttataatcctagttaaaatatttttgattgcaaatttagtCATACCTTGGATGACTTCTTCCTTGATATCCAAGGATTCGTCATTGTCGTATTCAATCAAACAAGGTAAATCCTTGGCACTAGAATTATTGCCAGATGAAATTTTAGTAGTTATACACGGTTCATCTAATTGATTTCCCTCAGAAATGGCATTTTGCTCTTCCTTCTCTTGTTTCACAAAAACAGtttcaaattccaaaaattcactGCAGTGGAGAACAGTATACGGGGCACTATCTGGTCTATCTGTTGATTTCTTCGGATCATTCTTGACATTGTTGCTGTTACTTGAAGCGCTATGTTGATCTAGAAAATTATAAAGGAAAAGCTTCAgttactaattttcaattataactatCCTTATTCTGTAAAAgatattgatttaatttataactCATGCAAATTAGTAATGTACAcgatttctctaaaaaatttgtGTCATATTATATGTTCATTGCGAAGTGCCATATTTTTCCAGATGAGGAGCGTATGGACCAAAAGAGGGGTACGTATTTAACTTGGAatcactttgaaaataaaaaacaatgcttAAGcagaaatgttattttatttattcaatcaaaTTATATAAAACAGTTTAGTTCAATAAATTAAAGAGAAAATGGCAAATAACAACAATATATACCTTCTTATATCTGCATTTTTTGAACGCAAAGAAAATTATATGATGTAGATAAAAAATTACTCACCTTCATTTAAAGGTTGTTTTATGTTTGTTAGCCACAAGAACCGCAAATAAATTGCGGTGTGACTGCTGCGTGGTCTAAACGTATATGTTTATGTAAAGCAATTGTGGAAGTGTAACTTTGAGAACATTTATCGCAATTATGCCTTGTTTTTTATATCTGTATACTTGtcgttaaataaatttgatttacgTGGCGACTCATTTTATATATCCGTGTAAATCTTTTGCCGCAGAATTGACAATTGAACTGTGGCATGACGTCGCATTCGAATTTTTGGTGATAAGTCGAACGATGTTTCAGTTCATAGGTTCGAGCACACCTTTCCCATTTGTATTTATTCTCGATGATTTTAATCCAT carries:
- the LOC117182805 gene encoding zinc finger protein 184-like, giving the protein MKREVEARSCLAKTSKRVKNQNQKRNTHAKNPQTNSESKKSTAIQIFGPHYSTTSRISSGEFSCAKTLIEYDNGKTLEIKGETTQDQHSASSNSNNVKNDPKKSTDRPDSAPYTVLHCSEFLEFETVFVKQEKEEQNAISEGNQLDEPCITTKISSGNNSSAKDLPCLIEYDNDESLDIKEEVIQDQGTVTGQKFDEKHEWKQKKQKIHKSKQEPEKKYKCEKCARTYKQKYHLTQHRKYECNVIPKFNCNFCSKRFAQKSSMLRHVGLVHLKTDSKPPILRHDCDKCSQSYRSVSGLNQHKRSDHAIGIQFNCDICDYKTKRKPNLSRHMTAMHLPK
- the LOC117182803 gene encoding zinc finger protein 267-like, which codes for MKTRKRSIGDYEAYPLKHQTEDHSELQVHNEKVITCKIEYMNDEALVIKEEISTGKSKSDLLEIERRSTRKYQVYPSKHQWEDHNLLPKSQEKDVTSEIEYINVETLKIKEEITKDYWNLSKRDVKPKPESKPTIQESNIESEKKYECKKCARCYTRKKYLTRHQKFECDITPQFKCKFCGKLFKQKDHMSTHIRVVCMHKKKNSKPSQARFNCDKCPRSYISTSSLYKHKLLEHAAVKPQFICKYCGYKTSRKFVLSRHITRHHVKLFSRQNFEP